One genomic region from Pirellulales bacterium encodes:
- a CDS encoding response regulator, which translates to MKRSQVWTGPTVFVVDPDPLTGALTKELLDGSDVGCEAFRSGRDFLAAYRDSRPGCLVLEQRIPDMSGLQLQHRLSASGSILPLVFVTSNPDVSLAVELMRGGAVHVLEKPARSIELLSAIQEAIALDQDRRRAKAHQTKVRDLTASLTRKERQVLELIADGKSIKSMAGELELCVRAIELRRNSLMRKLDIRSSLELMRFAVIAAQESCPESDVEFSPARAAVCA; encoded by the coding sequence ATGAAACGTTCGCAAGTTTGGACTGGCCCAACGGTTTTCGTGGTGGATCCTGATCCCTTAACTGGAGCATTAACTAAGGAACTTCTCGACGGGTCCGATGTAGGATGTGAGGCCTTCCGCTCGGGACGGGACTTTCTCGCGGCCTATCGCGATTCTCGGCCCGGCTGTCTTGTGCTTGAGCAGCGGATTCCCGACATGAGCGGTCTGCAACTACAGCACCGCTTGTCGGCCAGCGGCTCGATTCTGCCGTTGGTTTTCGTGACTTCGAATCCCGACGTCTCCCTCGCAGTGGAATTGATGCGCGGCGGCGCCGTTCACGTGCTCGAAAAGCCGGCCCGATCGATCGAACTCTTGAGCGCGATCCAAGAGGCCATTGCGCTGGACCAGGACCGCCGTCGCGCGAAGGCTCACCAAACGAAGGTCAGAGATCTCACTGCCTCGCTCACTCGCAAAGAGCGCCAAGTGCTGGAGTTGATCGCTGACGGAAAATCCATCAAGTCGATGGCTGGTGAACTCGAACTATGCGTGCGGGCGATCGAGCTGCGCCGCAATAGCCTGATGAGGAAGCTCGATATCCGCAGTTCCCTCGAGTTGATGCGGTTTGCCGTAATCGCGGCGCAGGAATCCTGCCCGGAGTCGGACGTGGAGTTTTCGCCGGCGCGGGCCGCGGTTTGCGCGTAG
- a CDS encoding response regulator, translating into MHRSTPLADVSTVFVIDPELSTPALVNDLLDGFGMRLEAYGTCREFLAVYDAARPGCLVLEQRIPDMSGMQLQRRLAASGATLPLVFVIADASVSTAVELMRGGAVSVLEKPIRPLELFTAIQEALALDHDRRCTQTNRAEIGSLVAALTKKEREVLKLIAQGKSVKSMAAQLELTIRAIEQRRQSLMRKLRLDSPVALMRFSITAQRLFQPEAPIGRGTDVAGHANGHRHANGGVFDLDGSRNLQTRDSLSANGVSNGRDSAGRDRDFAGLTAALSAAVNHGSRPLPR; encoded by the coding sequence ATGCATCGATCGACGCCTTTGGCTGACGTTTCCACGGTTTTTGTCATTGATCCGGAACTATCGACTCCCGCCCTGGTCAACGATTTGCTCGATGGGTTCGGCATGCGTTTGGAGGCCTATGGCACGTGTCGCGAGTTCCTCGCGGTTTACGATGCCGCTCGCCCTGGTTGCCTGGTGCTCGAGCAAAGAATTCCAGACATGAGCGGCATGCAACTCCAACGCCGTTTGGCGGCAAGCGGGGCGACGCTGCCGCTGGTGTTTGTGATCGCCGATGCAAGCGTCTCCACGGCGGTGGAATTGATGCGCGGAGGGGCCGTCTCAGTACTCGAGAAGCCCATTCGCCCGCTCGAACTCTTCACGGCGATCCAGGAGGCGTTGGCCTTGGACCACGACCGTCGTTGTACCCAAACGAACCGCGCCGAGATCGGAAGCCTTGTTGCCGCGCTCACTAAAAAGGAACGCGAAGTATTGAAGCTGATCGCTCAAGGAAAGTCGGTCAAGTCCATGGCCGCTCAACTCGAACTCACGATCCGCGCGATCGAACAACGCCGCCAAAGCCTCATGCGGAAACTGCGGCTCGATTCCCCCGTGGCCCTGATGCGCTTCTCGATCACCGCGCAGCGACTGTTTCAGCCGGAAGCGCCCATTGGCCGCGGCACAGACGTCGCTGGGCACGCCAACGGCCACCGACATGCCAACGGCGGGGTGTTCGATCTGGACGGATCGCGAAACCTGCAAACTCGGGATTCGCTGTCCGCCAACGGCGTTTCAAACGGTCGCGATTCGGCCGGCCGCGATCGTGACTTCGCGGGACTGACGGCCGCTTTGTCGGCGGCCGTCAATCATGGTAGTCGGCCATTGCCTCGCTAG
- a CDS encoding ERCC4 domain-containing protein, whose protein sequence is MIDSREQHPLDLAPLRTCIGALATGDYSVCGLESVIAIERKGLADLLGCIGQERERFHREVLRLSAYPVRALVVESTWLEIERGRWRSKVNPSAALGSILNWVAMGLPVVMAGDHARAGRYVSRILFIAARRRWREARGLWPACARPERRDAG, encoded by the coding sequence GTGATCGATTCACGTGAACAGCATCCGCTCGACTTGGCGCCGCTCCGCACCTGCATCGGCGCGCTTGCGACCGGCGACTATTCGGTCTGCGGATTGGAGAGCGTCATCGCCATCGAGCGCAAGGGCCTCGCCGATCTGTTAGGGTGCATCGGCCAAGAGCGCGAGCGCTTCCACCGCGAGGTCCTGCGGCTATCGGCCTACCCGGTGCGCGCTCTGGTTGTCGAATCGACCTGGCTGGAGATCGAGCGCGGCCGGTGGCGGAGCAAGGTCAATCCGTCCGCCGCGCTCGGCTCGATCCTGAACTGGGTGGCGATGGGCTTGCCGGTGGTCATGGCCGGCGACCACGCCCGAGCCGGTCGCTATGTAAGTCGCATCCTGTTCATTGCCGCACGACGAAGATGGCGCGAGGCCCGCGGCTTGTGGCCGGCATGCGCGCGTCCCGAACGGCGCGACGCCGGGTGA